The Lacerta agilis isolate rLacAgi1 chromosome 5, rLacAgi1.pri, whole genome shotgun sequence genome has a segment encoding these proteins:
- the LOC117046310 gene encoding LOW QUALITY PROTEIN: peptidyl-prolyl cis-trans isomerase FKBP2-like (The sequence of the model RefSeq protein was modified relative to this genomic sequence to represent the inferred CDS: inserted 1 base in 1 codon) produces MQVSQGATLLTLALCAVFSIVQGTEGNRKLQTGVKEQVDNCPIKSRKGDVLHMHYTGKLEDGTEFIFSLGTGQVIKXDQGPLGMCEGEKRNLVIPSELGYGDQGAPPKIPGGTTLIFKVELLKIERRQEL; encoded by the exons ATGCAGGTGAGCCAGGGAGCAACATTACTCACTCTCGCACTGTGTGCGGTCTTCTCGATAGTGCAGGGCACAGAAGGCAATCGGAAGCTCCAGACTGGGGTCAAGGAGCAGGTGGACAACTGCCCCATCAAGTCCCGCAAGGGTGATGTGCTCCACATGCATTATACGGGCAAGCTGGAGGATGGGACAGAGTTTATCTTCTCCTTGGGGACCGGACAAGTCATTA GGGATCAGGGACCGCTTGGGATGTGTGAGGGTGAGAAGAGAAATCTGGTTATTCCCTCTGAGCTGGGTTATGGGGACCAGGGAGCGCCACCCAAAATCCCAGGTGGCACAACCTTAATCTTTAAAGTTGAGCTGCTGAAGATCGAGCGAAGGCAGGAATTGTAG